In one window of Haliaeetus albicilla chromosome W, bHalAlb1.1, whole genome shotgun sequence DNA:
- the LOC104316803 gene encoding 3-hydroxy-3-methylglutaryl-coenzyme A reductase: MLSRLFQMHGLFVASHPWEVIVGTVTLTICMMSMKMFTGNDKICGWNYECPKLEEDVLSSDIIILTITRCIAILYIYFQFQNLRQLGSKYILGIAGLFTIFSSFVFSTVVIHFLDKELTGLNEALPFFLLLIDLSRASALAKFALSSNSQDEVRENISRGMAILGPTFTLDAVVECLVIGVGTMSGVRQLEIMCCFGCMSVLANYFVFMTFFPACVSLVLELSRESREGRPIWQLSHFARVLEEEENKPNPVTQRVKMIMSLGLVLVHAHSRWIVEPAAQNSTVENAVGLDENAPKRIEPNVSLWQFYLSRMASMDIEQVITLGLALLLAVKYIFFEQAETESTLSLKNPITSPVMVQKKVPENCCRKQSGLLKNNQISNTLEEALVPKDGNVEVIKPVLAESSTKATFVVGSCNPVETSSFINRKEEEFELPKEPRSIAECVCILGDAEKGAKFLTDAEVISLVNAKHIPAYKLETVMETQERGVSIRRQMLSKKLPKPSSLQYLPYRNYNYSLVMGACCENVIGYMPIPVGVAGPLFLDNREFHVPMATTEGCLVASTNRGCRAICLGGGASSRILADGMTRGPVVRLPTACQAAEVKVWLENPEGFKIMKEAFDSTSRFARLQKLTVNLAGRNLYIRFQSGTGDAMGMNMISKGTEKALARLNDEFPDLQVIAISGNYCTDKKPAAINWIEGRGKSVVCEAVIPAKVVREVLKTNTEDIVEVNIHKNLVGSAMAGSLGGYNAHAANIVTAIYIACGQDAAQNVGSSNCITLMERTGFTNEDLYISCTMPSIEIGTVGGGTNLLPQQACLQMLGVQGASQDNPGENARRLAKIVCATVMAGELSLMAALAAGHLVKSHMIHNRSKINLQDLQGTCTKKAA, from the exons ATGTTGTCCAGACTCTTTCAAATGCATGGCCTTTTTGTAGCCTCTCATCCATGGGAAGTCATTGTGGGAACAGTAACTCTCACCATCTGTATGATGTCCATGAAGATGTTCACTGGGAATGATAAGATATGTGGCTGGAATTATGAGTGCCCCAAACTTGAAGAA GATGTTCTAAGCAGTGACATCATCATCCTGACAATCACGCGCTGTATAGCAATCCTTTATATATATTTCCAGTTTCAGAACCTAAGGCAGCTTGggtcaaaatacattttag gtattgcTGGCCTCTTCACAATCTTCTCAAGTTTTGTTTTTAGTACAGTGGTAATTCACTTCTTGGATAAAGAATTGACAGGTTTAAA TGAAGCTTTACCATTCTTCCTGCTTCTGATTGATCTTTCAAGAGCAAGTGCATTAGCCAAATTTGCGCTCAGTTCCAACTCACag gatgaagtaagagaaaatatttcacgTGGAATGGCAATTTTAGGCCCTACGTTTACACTGGATGCAGTTGTGGAGTGTCTTGTGATTGGTGTTGGTACTATGTCAG GTGTACGACAGCTGGAAATTATGTGCTGCTTTGGCTGTATGTCTGTTCTTGCCAACTACTTTGTCTTTATGACCTTCTTTCCAGCTTGTGTGTCCTTGGTATTAGAG ctttcGAGAGAGAGTCGTGAAGGGCGTCCTATATGGCAGCTTAGCCATTTTGCTCGTGttctggaagaagaagaaaataaaccaaatccTGTAACACAGAGGGTCAAAATGATTATG TCACTGGGTTTGGTTCTTGTTCATGCCCACAGTCGCTGGATAGTGGAACCAGCTGCTCAAAACAGTACTGTAGAAAATGCAGTGGGATTGGATGAGAATGCACCGAAGAGAATTGAACCTAATGTTTCATTATGGCAGTTCTACCTTTCTCG AATGGCCAGTATGGATATTGAACAAGTAATCACTCTTGGATTAGCCCTTCTCCTTGctgtgaaatatattttctttgaacAAGCAGAGACTGAATCCACACTCTCACTGAAGAATCCCATAACATCTCCAGTGATGGTCCAGAAAAAGGTCCCTGAGAACTGTTGCAGGAAGCAATCTGGACTTCTGAAAAACAATCAGATATCTAACACATTAGAAGAAGCTTTAGTTCCCAAAGATGGAAATG TTGAAGTCATAAAACCTGTATTAGCAGAGTCATCAACCAAGGCTACATTTGTAGTTGGCAGTTGCAACCCTGTGGAAACTTCTTCATTtattaatagaaaagaagaagaatttGAGTTACCTAAAGAACCACGTTCTATTGCGGAATGTGTTTGTATACTTGGAGATGCAGAG AAGGGAGCAAAATTCCTTACTGATGCTGAAGTCATCAGCTTAGTTAATGCTAAGCATATTCCTGCATACAAACTGGAAACTGTGATGGAAACTCAGGAGCGAGGTGTGTCCATTCGCAGACAGATGTTATCTAAGAAACTCCCTAAACCTTCATCTTTGCAATATCTTCCTTATAGGAATTACAATTATTCTTTG GTTATGGGAGCTTGCTGTGAAAACGTGATTGGATATATGCCTATTCCTGTAGGTGTAGCAGGACCACTATTTTTGGATAACAGAGAGTTTCACGTTCCAATGGCAACAACAGAAGGATGTCTTGTAGCAAGCACAAACAGAGGATGTAGAGCAATATGT cTTGGTGGAGGAGCAAGTAGCCGCATTCTGGCAGATGGGATGACTCGAGGACCTGTTGTAAGGCTGCCCACTGCTTGCCAGGCTGCAGAAGTGAAAGTTTGGCTTGAAAACCCTGAaggctttaaaataatgaaggaaGCTTTTGACAGCACAAGTAG GTTTGCCCGCCTACAAAAACTTACCGTCAATTTGGCTGGTCGTAACCTTTATATCCGTTTTCAGTCTGGAACAGGGGATGCAATGGGAATGAATATGATTTCAAAA GGTACTGAAAAAGCACTGGCAAGGTTGAATGATGAGTTTCCTGATCTCCAGGTTATTGCTATTAGTGGTAACTATTGTACAGACAAAAAACCTGCTGCTATAAATTGGATAGAAGGAAGAGGGAAGTCTGTTGTCTGCGAAGCAGTCATTCCAGCCAAGGTTGTTAGAGAA GTATTGAAGACAAATACAGAAGATATAGTTGAAGTCAATATACACAAAAATTTGGTGGGTTCTGCAATGGCTGGTAGCTTAGGTGGCTACAATGCACATGCAGCAAACATTGTGACAGCTATCTACATTGCCTGTGGTCAG GATGCCGCACAGAACGTGGGCAGCTCTAATTGTATCACTTTGATGGAGCGAACTGGTTTCACCAATGAAGACCTGTACATCAGCTGCACAATGCCTTCTATAGAAATAGGAACTGTTGGCGGAGGCACCAACTTGCTTCCACAGCAGGCCTGTTTGCAG